The window CCCAGAAAGTGTTGATAAGGTGACACTCTTCAGAAAGCTTACTCCCAATGAAGCCTGTTACTTCACAGGTGAATATTACAGTGACCATTCTCCTCTGTTTGTTGCCGTTATGAGGAAACTGGGAGTTTCTCGCCAACTAGAATGTCACGGTTTTGTTTGTAATTCTAATGAAAATGCAATAGTGATAGCAGCTAATCTCTACAAAGCTTTAGTAATCACGATGGCAAAAAACCAGTCTTCTGAAGAAAACTGTAAAAAGAGGAACCTAAAACAAAAGAACGGTTTGAACACCGTTTGTAGTGTTGGAGGATCAAGCTTGGCTGATGACTTTGAAACTTTAAGCATAGTAAAATCAGACACAATCCCTCCTAAACTCCCTCCAGCAAATCCAAAGAAAGAGTTTGGTCCTTCAGTTTCAACTAAAATTAATACAGCTCAAAACATTCGTACTAAAAttccccctcctagacccccaaGAAAAGGAAAATCATCTCCTGTCAGAAGCCCACATGATGCAGTAGTACTTCATGTCAAACATCCAGATCCAGATGAAATCCTTCAATTACCAAGCCCTCCTTCTCAGTCACCccaatttctcaaatcaaacagcTTTAATTTTACCAATGCTAGTAAAAATGATGATcaaacagttttcaataaaagTAGTACACATTATGATAGCGAAAGAAACTCCAATACCAgagaaacaagaaaaattaatcataggaaccataattttttaggaaaatatagTAGCTTTTGTACAAAAGAATCTTCAGACAGAGGTGATATTTTAACTAAAGTTGCGATTCCACGCAGCCATAGTTTCCTAAATGCTAATGGTCCTTTAAGCTCAAGATACAACCGGCATGCAAGTGCTGGACCTCTTGTTGGAAATGCTATACAAAGAAAAAATAGCATAGGGAGTCCTTTGGGTCTTAATGAGCTATTCACTGAATTTCGCCTTCAAGAGGggcttaataatatggaggacaTATTAAATGCAATTATAGATCCTGATGGAATGTCATTCAATGATCTGAAGCCAATATACAAAGAGTTTCTATTAAAGTTAGCTGTAACACTAACTAAAGATGAAATGTATCAACGTAGCAAATCCATTATGCAACGTCAAAAAAATCGgaagaaaaaaatcacaagaagaaAGAGCTGGAGGCTAAAGGGAACTTTTGCAGCAGGAGGATTGCGAAGAGCTATTCGAAGatcactattaaaatttaatttaaaaagatcaAAACCAAAAGTGTTTGAATTTTCTTCAGCTTTATTTCCTTCCTGTAAAAAATTCAGAGGTAAAAAACCCCTTCACAAAACTACTACATATCTGAAAAGCTACGGTTTTCCTTACAGTTCATCTTCTAATGACTCTTCACTTTTGATACAAAACCAGCGGAAAAGTTTTCAAGTTCAACAACAGAAAGGAAGTTTCAGCCCAGTTAGTGTACTACCGACTGATCCTAAAGCAACAACATCGGTCTCTCCCtcacaaacaaaatttcaagGCAAAGAATTAAAAGTAGGAACAAACAACATCTCTGAAGACAGTGCATTATTTAGCTCAATGATGTGTGACAAAAATGGAAAGTCTGCTCctcaaaataagaaaaagatTCATGGTTCAGACAACTGCCTCCATCAGGCATCAAGTGGATACTTTTCCTGTAGTGACTGCAGTTACGACAGTGAATCTTGTACATGTACGTCTGCTGATAAATGTTACTGCTCCATGGGGAAGGAAGGGCAAGCCAATCAAAGTGCAGAGCAAGAGGAGAAAAATGTTTCACTGACTTCTTGTGAGTGTGACACTGACAGTTGCTTTGAGAGTGAGAAGTGTTACTGCAACCAGAAACGGAAGCCTTCGTTGTTTGAGCAGCTGAAGCAACAAGGATTTGCAGCCTCTGAATCCAGCCTGTCAAGAGCCAACTCACCGAACACGGCATGGCAGAAAAACGAAGCAGGGATCTCTAAGGACAAAGGTAAGGGTCCGAGGAGGAATAAAGAACAACTACAATCATCTAAGAGCTTAGAATTTCTACAAGTACGTCCCAGACGAAGTTCAACAAGTCAATTACCTCTGGAATCTAAATACCACAAATCCAACAATATCTACCAGTCACCAGTGGAGGTTCttgaaagtgaatttaaaaaagaTCGCCACATCAAGTCGTCAGTTAGTAGTAgtccaatgacctcttcatctgAGAGCAAGTCTAATAAATCCTTGAGTTCCCAGAGGAGAAGTTACAGTTCTGATAACCTGGCGCTGGACTACAAAATGTTTTCTACAAACTCCAAATCTGATGATGAAACACCCCATGAAGAGCAAGATGTACAACAAAGGAAGGTGTTGGTTGTATCTACAAGAGATCCTAAAGGCAGGGTCATTTACATGAGTGCAGCTCAAAGAAATAATTCCCCTGTTCGTGTGTATAATTCTAAGCGAGACAGTACTTCTGATGCGCTTTCTGTGAAAAAATCTGCTGAAATTGCAGCATTGTTTTCCAATGTGAAGTTCAATCACAGATCTGGAAGCTCAATCAGCAGTACCAAAGATGAAGTCATATACAATACTTTGGAGCCACCGGATTATTTCTTAGTTAGGGGTAGTTCTTCTAGTTATATGAAAAGTTCAAGCCTAGAAAATTCTCTTGGGTATTTTCCATGACCTCATCAAACTTTTTTAGTTCATAGTATTAAGCTAGATGACCCAttagttgtaaattaaatatttttgtccttCACAGGAAGA of the Homalodisca vitripennis isolate AUS2020 chromosome X, UT_GWSS_2.1, whole genome shotgun sequence genome contains:
- the LOC124369913 gene encoding uncharacterized protein LOC124369913, which codes for MDYMLHPSSEYQSPFGFRLQPRDRETCGSSKDSVASYKQRIDSMFDETYSVRSGHKKHKESRRTRSVIDGEDASKLMIENDNKLLIKNMVQARIEKMFAEVEGDGEDKPQRSKVDPSTFRVDYLGSLPLIKKVSSLEGLQEPLKDLYLSYKQMGNIKPVFQDVLEISNCGLRVKYLDEKQDELVEQLNPFPTIAVWAAVKFVCRPRGLHHGKEFGLEYAFMPLISDPESVDKVTLFRKLTPNEACYFTGEYYSDHSPLFVAVMRKLGVSRQLECHGFVCNSNENAIVIAANLYKALVITMAKNQSSEENCKKRNLKQKNGLNTVCSVGGSSLADDFETLSIVKSDTIPPKLPPANPKKEFGPSVSTKINTAQNIRTKIPPPRPPRKGKSSPVRSPHDAVVLHVKHPDPDEILQLPSPPSQSPQFLKSNSFNFTNASKNDDQTVFNKSSTHYDSERNSNTRETRKINHRNHNFLGKYSSFCTKESSDRGDILTKVAIPRSHSFLNANGPLSSRYNRHASAGPLVGNAIQRKNSIGSPLGLNELFTEFRLQEGLNNMEDILNAIIDPDGMSFNDLKPIYKEFLLKLAVTLTKDEMYQRSKSIMQRQKNRKKKITRRKSWRLKGTFAAGGLRRAIRRSLLKFNLKRSKPKVFEFSSALFPSCKKFRGKKPLHKTTTYLKSYGFPYSSSSNDSSLLIQNQRKSFQVQQQKGSFSPVSVLPTDPKATTSVSPSQTKFQGKELKVGTNNISEDSALFSSMMCDKNGKSAPQNKKKIHGSDNCLHQASSGYFSCSDCSYDSESCTCTSADKCYCSMGKEGQANQSAEQEEKNVSLTSCECDTDSCFESEKCYCNQKRKPSLFEQLKQQGFAASESSLSRANSPNTAWQKNEAGISKDKGKGPRRNKEQLQSSKSLEFLQVRPRRSSTSQLPLESKYHKSNNIYQSPVEVLESEFKKDRHIKSSVSSSPMTSSSESKSNKSLSSQRRSYSSDNLALDYKMFSTNSKSDDETPHEEQDVQQRKVLVVSTRDPKGRVIYMSAAQRNNSPVRVYNSKRDSTSDALSVKKSAEIAALFSNVKFNHRSGSSISSTKDEVIYNTLEPPDYFLVRGSSSSYMKSSSLENSLGYFP